The DNA window GCATACTTATGTAAGAGAGTGTATGTTAGACTTGACATTGAGCGTTAGGCATCAGTTTCAAGCTGCCGGCATCGATTTCAATGCGttttgttacaatttaaattcgaTAAAAGCATAATGCAatcgcacacacatgcaaacagtcacacacatacacagttaGGCGTCGCACGCACACGCAGCAGAGCCCGAAACCTCAAACGTAAACAGCTGAGTGCGCGcgcaactgcgactgcgacagagacagagagagggagagcgagagctcgGCTTGCGCCTGGcagcgatgctgctgctgctgctactgctgctgttgctcgacgtcgacgtcgctgaTGGCGCTTTAGGCTTTAGTCTAGTCGTCTGCTGAGTCTCGACGCCTACAGTtcataaactttaaacttgcAAAGTGCCAAAAAAACAGAACCGAACTCGCTAGAAAgttaaacaagcagcaagtgcaggacaatttttttttaaaataaaataaaagtgcagcCTGTAAGTAACGGCTTTTTATATGTGATGCctttacaatttattagcatgtgtttataatttatttacttcaatttatataaattgcgcTTAAATTAACTATAGTGATCTAGataaatttgctaattaaCATTTCACTACTTAATACTTGACAGTTACTTCCTCTAATCGCAGCAAACAGTTATAGAACTTGCATATTCATAGCCTTAAGCTAAGCAGTTCCAGTTTTAGCTCTGCTACTTAACTGAAGCATCATGCGACTATATAGTATTCAATTGAAAGTTATGCttcttttgtaaataaattgtgcaattaaattggTCAGATTAAACAGTTTTTCACATGCATAGCtgtaaagaaattatttttatattattgtaatCATTGTAATGCTCGCATTTCGCCAAGCTTTCAATTCTGTGCTGACATGCAAACAATTCCCGAAGCCCATTCTCAGCTAATCTGCGATTAACACTATATACGGCATATCAAACAACTtacattcatttatatatgcaagttTATATTTCgatagttttattaaaatgcaagtcAGGCCGcatcaacaatttatttaaattctgcGCATGTATTGCCAAAGTTCTGTTTCCTCATAAAATGCTTAAGTGTGTGGAACTTCAATCTTATGCTAATTAAAGCTACTGCCAATAAAACTTAAGGGCTTAAACTGGTAGCATAGTGTAGTCGCCTGGCACACGACAACTTGAAGCTAAAGCTATCGCTACAACTGATCAACAATTAAgtgaaaataattcaaatcgtcaactcaaacaaaataaatcatCAAACAGCTGACAACCagcaaaaaaagcaatttaaactcAAAACAGTTGTCTGTCCTTATGTTCGATGTTTGTCTTCTCCATTTTAGCGATAAGGCCAGATTAAAACGgcaagtaattaattaattagcacaGCGTGTAAACGATTGGAACTTGCAACTACTCAGAGCTAGCTGCTTTCAAAACTGTCTATCTAACAAAGCGTAGAGCAGTGAATTAAAGCTATAGTCGCTATACTCGCTACTATAGTTGTGTAGTTCAAGCCCAAGAGATTGGGCAATGTTTCAATGAAATCGAGCGTGACCGTGGTTGCTGCAACGCGCTACAGTtgattacaataaataaacgctGCTGCTAATATGCATAGATATATGCTAAGGCTAgctaatttatcaaaaatcaatttgcaaaacaaaagctaaactgCAATTAGCTTAGAAAAACTGAGATATTGGGAAATGCTAAGTAAGCGaattacaataaacaaacaataacaagctacattttaacatatatatatatatatgcatttgcttgcagttGATAATGTTTGGACAACTGTttaatgttttgctttctttctaCTTCAGCGCCAACATGGAACGCGATAACTATATAGTGCAGGCATTATCATTGCCCAACAGCAAGCGTTACGTCGTCGAAGACTCAAGTAAGTATTCAGTTTAGAAAGTAAACGGAAGTGCGTGCAGTCAGTCTATTGGGCGTGCTCCAGTCTggacataaacaaatgcaaaattgccGGCAATCAACAAGTTTAAGTTCAAAGCACACACGCGACCATGAAAACTAAAGCGTAGGCTCGTAAGCTTGACTCATAGACAACGAGCCAGACAGCTAGGCGCTctcttttcacacacacacactcacacactctttttgttgcagttacTAAGGTGACCTCGGATGGTGAACCGCACGGCATGATGACCATGGTGGCAGGTTTGTCGGGTCTAGTGGCTGCCATTATCATACTGGCCGTGCTTGTTTCTATGGTTGCCTGTCGCAAGCAGAAAACGTAACGTTTGCCTACCAACATATATTAACTAATTGAAACTaatatgcatttgcttat is part of the Drosophila busckii strain San Diego stock center, stock number 13000-0081.31 chromosome X, ASM1175060v1, whole genome shotgun sequence genome and encodes:
- the LOC108606717 gene encoding uncharacterized protein LOC108606717 isoform X1; this encodes MFIANMERDNYIVQALSLPNSKRYVVEDSITKVTSDGEPHGMMTMVAGLSGLVAAIIILAVLVSMVACRKQKTQQQEATALTGVKESPGKINTAFVESTLTLSAFDDSNSSSSNKQTTITVERF
- the LOC108606717 gene encoding uncharacterized protein LOC108606717 isoform X2, producing the protein MERDNYIVQALSLPNSKRYVVEDSITKVTSDGEPHGMMTMVAGLSGLVAAIIILAVLVSMVACRKQKTQQQEATALTGVKESPGKINTAFVESTLTLSAFDDSNSSSSNKQTTITVERF